In Flavobacterium luteolum, the DNA window CCAAACCTTTACAATCAGGTTATTTCTTCTAATTTAGAATTAAAAACCTCTGGAATTGCGAGTTTTACGAAGGATGAATATGACGGAAATATAGCTCGTGATCTTACCAATAATACTTTTTTTAACGGAAGTCTTGGTTTAGGAGTAGATGCAGGAATTACCTATTATATAAAAGACAATTTGCAGTTTACAGCAAGTATTGTAGATTTAGGTTTTGTAAGGCAATCTAAAGATATTGAAACCCTAACATATAAAGGAACCTATCGTTACAATGGCGCTAATCCTGATTTTTTAGGTTCTGATGATCCAGAAAATGTCTTCGACGAATTTGATAAAGCAATACCAAGAGATACCTTATATCATAAGTATACAACTTGGCGCCCAACAAAGATTTATTCTTCTATTCAATATTCATTTGGAGAAGCGCGTCCTGATGACGAATGTAATTGTCACGGAAAAGTCGATAAATATTATAAAAATGCAGTAGGAGCGCAGGTCTTTGCAATGTCTGCACCTCGAGTGCCTTTATTTGCTATAACAGCTTTTTACAGAAGAAATATTTTTAAAAAACTAGATCTTAAAGCAACTTATACTCTAGATACTTTTTCCAATAAAAACATTGGCTTAGGACTTGCAGGAACAATTGGTCCTGTAAATATTTATGCTTTAGTCAATAATGTTTTAGAATATAAAGATATTTCCAAAGCTAGTAGTGCAGCTTTTCAACTCGGAATCAACTTTGTTTTTCAAGACAAGGGCGATTAGTCTTTTAGGTAATAATTAGAAGCTTTTTCCAGCTATCCATTTCAAGCACTCGAGCCAAAATACTTTTTTTCAAGGCATAAAAAGAGCTTCCTTTGGTCGCTTTTTTAAGCCAGAAAAAAATGCATTTTAGCTTTTCGTGGCTTTCCATTTCTATCTGGGCTAGGACATATTATTTTGTAAGACGATTCGTGTAAAGTCAAATTTATGAATAAGTTAGTATTCAAGTTACCAATTTATTCACTATATTTGCACGCAATTCAACTAGAAATTGCACCATGATAGCACACAACTCCAAGATTATCGGCGAAGGTTTAACTTACGACGATGTATTATTAGTACCTAACTACTCGAATGTGCTTCCTCGCGAAGTGAGCATTAAATCAAGATTCTCAAAAAACATTACATTAAACGTTCCAATTGTATCTGCTGCTATGGATACAGTTACAGAAAGTGCAATGGCAATCGCTATGGCACAAGAAGGCGGAATTGGTGTTTTACATAAAAATATGACTATCGAACAGCAAGCAGGAAAAGTTCGAAAAGTAAAACGTGCAGAAGCAGGTATGATTATCGATCCGGTAACTTTACCAATGAACTCTACAATTGCTGATGCTAAAAATGCTATGAAAGAATTCGGAATCGGCGGTATTCCAATCGTTGACGAAAACAGAATCCTTAAAGGAATTGTTACCAATCGTGACTTACGTTTCGAGAAAAACGGAGCAAGACCAATTGCTGAGGTTATGACAAGCCAAAACTTAGTAACGGTTTCTGAAGGAACTTCATTAGAGCAAGCTGAAGTAGTTTTACAAGGTCATAAAATCGAAA includes these proteins:
- a CDS encoding DUF5723 family protein, which codes for MRKTLILCLFFHLSCFAQNRELLYNFTSIPQSSLVNPGADVSYKYYFGFPVLSGISANVGSSSFSAYDLFSKDGVDFNQKVRDVVNKSSSNDKVVTNQQLELFSGGFRIGGRESRSYITFGLYQEFDFFMFVPKDLALLALNGNRDYIGKSFNLGDLNMKAEVLSVFHVGFHKKVNDKFVYGGRAKIYSSGANATSTKNSGYIYTGQQAGTPNLYNQVISSNLELKTSGIASFTKDEYDGNIARDLTNNTFFNGSLGLGVDAGITYYIKDNLQFTASIVDLGFVRQSKDIETLTYKGTYRYNGANPDFLGSDDPENVFDEFDKAIPRDTLYHKYTTWRPTKIYSSIQYSFGEARPDDECNCHGKVDKYYKNAVGAQVFAMSAPRVPLFAITAFYRRNIFKKLDLKATYTLDTFSNKNIGLGLAGTIGPVNIYALVNNVLEYKDISKASSAAFQLGINFVFQDKGD